In a single window of the Methanolobus psychrophilus R15 genome:
- a CDS encoding exsB protein, with amino-acid sequence MEDITINASIALLSSGLDSVTAVSLAREHTDVKLALVFDYGQRSAKREIECSKKICEHFGIALQVIDLGWLAAITKTSLVNTDSDVPAMSLEKIAGDADPSITIESAKSVWVPNRNGVLINIAASFAESMGYENVIVGFNREEAVTFPDNSSDFIGAINGSLLYSTLNGVKVLAPLIGLDKKSIVLKAMEARAPLEYSWSCYHGGDLPCGVCESCVRRKRAFDEAGIADPLFVRLGATQG; translated from the coding sequence ATGGAGGATATCACTATCAATGCTTCAATAGCCCTGTTAAGCAGCGGACTGGACTCTGTAACAGCTGTATCCCTGGCAAGAGAACACACAGATGTAAAGCTTGCACTCGTATTTGACTATGGCCAGCGCTCAGCTAAGCGTGAGATCGAATGCTCAAAAAAAATATGTGAGCATTTTGGAATTGCCCTTCAGGTCATTGACCTTGGCTGGCTTGCAGCTATCACAAAAACATCTCTTGTGAATACTGACAGCGATGTACCTGCAATGTCCCTTGAGAAGATAGCCGGGGATGCGGACCCTTCTATCACTATTGAATCTGCAAAGAGTGTATGGGTGCCTAACCGTAATGGTGTGCTTATAAACATTGCAGCAAGCTTCGCAGAGAGTATGGGATATGAGAATGTCATTGTGGGCTTTAACAGGGAGGAAGCTGTGACATTTCCGGACAATTCTTCGGATTTCATCGGGGCAATCAACGGCTCCCTTTTATACTCAACACTTAATGGAGTTAAAGTACTGGCTCCACTCATCGGTCTTGATAAAAAAAGCATAGTTCTTAAGGCAATGGAAGCCAGGGCTCCCCTGGAGTACAGCTGGAGCTGTTATCATGGAGGAGACTTGCCCTGCGGTGTATGCGAGAGCTGTGTTAGAAGGAAACGTGCTTTTGATGAGGCAGGCATTGCAGACCCGCTTTTTGTAAGACTTGGGGCCACACAGGGATAA